The nucleotide window GAGTGGTAAAAGCCGCCTGCACATTGGCAGGCGCAGGCCACTCAGGTCGGATTAAATCCATACGATGTCATCCGGATGTTCAGCCGAATCAAGGCGCAGCACTTCCACCAGCTCAACCATGTCAGGCGGAATTGGTGAATGCCATTCCATCTCTTCGCCCGTTATTGGGTGAATAAGACGTAACATGGTGGCGTGCAATGCCTGACGGCGGAAGGTACGCAGATAGTCACTCAGCTCTACCGATGCATTACGGATCGGGCGTAAACGGCCACCGTACACCGGATCACCGACCAGCGCGTGATTGATGTGCGCCATGTGCACGCGGATCTGATGTGTTCTGCCTGTTTCCAGACGGCAACGTAAGCGGGTATGCGCACGGAAACGTTCAGCCACCCGATAATGCGTCACCGCTGGTTTACCCATCGGATTCACTGCCATCATGGTACGCTGCGTCGAGTGACGAGTGATGGGTTCGTCTACCGTGCCACCTGCGGTCATATGACCCACCACAATGGCTTCGTATTCACGGGTAATACGACGTTTTTGCAACGCATAAACCAGACGGATCTGTGCGGGAACGGTTTTCGCCACTACCATCAGACCGGTGGTTTCTTTATCCAGACGATGCACGATGCCGGCACGCGGCACCTCTGCAATATCAGGGTAACGATGCAACAGCGCATTCAGGATGGTGCCGTCAGGAGTACCCGCCCCCGGATGCACGACTAAACCCGCAGGTTTATCGATCACCAACAGGTGTTCATCTTCATAAACGATGTTCAGCTCAATGTCTTGTGGTTGCCAGCGCGTATCATCTTCCAGCTCGGCATTAATCTCGATGCTCTGGCCTTCCATGACCTTTTCTTTTGGCAATAAAACCACATTGCCATCCAGCAGCACTTTGCCAGCCAGTATCCAATCTTTCAGGCGGGTACGGGAATAATCAGCAAACAGCTCCGCCACCACTTGGTCGAGGCGCTTGCCTGCGTGGTGCGGTTCGGTGATGCCGGTAAGGTGTATAGGTTGACTCATGTCAGATCTCAGTAAGTTTAAACGTGGCCAGATGCCAAGAATGCTGCATTCTATCTTTTCTTTTCTCTGAGCATAACGGATACTTCACATACCTTGGCAATATGAAGCTAATTTCGATGCAAAAAGTAGTTCGTTTGTTCCCGGCAATGCTGTTATCTCTGTCTTTACTGGCAGGTTGCTCTTCATCCAACAAACCTAAAGTGCCGGATGAACCGCTGGAAGTATTGTATAAACAGGCTCAAACCAAGCTGCACAACGGCGATTATGATAAAGCAGTGGATATTCTTGAAGCACTGGATTCCCGTTATCCGTTTGGTCCGTATGCCAGTCAGGTTCAGTTACAGCTGATTTATGCCTATTACAAAAAAGAAGACACCGCGCAGGCGATAGCCAATATTGACCGTTTTTTACGTCTGAACCCGACGCATAAAGATGTGGATTACGTCTATTACATGCGGGGTTTAGCCAACATGCAGGAAGATTATAATTTCTTCCATGACAAATTTGGTATTGACCGTTCCGATCGTGATCCAAGTTATGCACGTCAGGCGTTTGATGATTTCAAAATTGTGCTGAAAAACTATCCAAACAGTTTGTATGCCAGCGATGCCCGCGCCCGTGCCGTCTATCTGAAAAATCGTTTAGCGAAATTCGATCTGGCCATTGCGGACTTTTATATGCGTCGTGAGGCCTGGTTATCGGCGGCCAACCACGCCAAGTTCCTGATCGAAAATTATCCGGATACCGAAATGACCAAGCCGGCACTGGAAATCATGGTGCAAGCGTATGACAAGATGGAATTGAAGGAGCTCGCCCTGCATGCCCGACAAATGCTAGCGGCCAATTATCCTGACAGTGAATATGCTCACTGATGAACGATTAGAAAACAAAGGCACCTTCGGGTGCCTTCTTTTTATCTGTAATTTGCTACTTACTGGGCTATTTACTGGCCAGATAAGCCCGCCAACTTCCCAGCTGGGTAATTTCTGTTGCACCATCGAGGCCATAGGGCTCACAGATAAACCCACTCACCCACGAACCGTCGGCTAACTCTACTTTGCCAATGCCTAATGGTGCAGGAATACCAGCGACAAACGAACCAAAATGCTCTGATGAAACCGACCAGACTTCAACGGCAATCGCAGCGCCCTGTTTATCATCACGGATCAACCCCGGACGATATGGCGGCCCGCCTGCCAGTGCATACATGCGATAGGCCTTCGCGGTCGTCGTGGTCTGTTTTAAGCGTGCATGACGATCGGTGAGTTGCCAATTCAGCGGTAAGCCAGACAAATGTGCACCACAAACCAAGACATCGATCGTGCTGACCTCCGGCGACATCACCGCCATTTGTTCCAATGGGAATGGCTGTCCTGTCGCACCGAGCGGTAATGCCAACTGACGTTGCCAACGATCTCCGAGCGCTAATAAAGCGGCATCTTGAAATGCTGGCGCAAACAAGGTGATACCAAATGGTAAGCCCTGTTTTTCGCCAGAAACACGGAAACCTGACGGTAGAGATATTGCTGAATAATCCAACAAATTCATAAAGTTGGTGTAATAACCCAGATTACTATTGAGTTGGATGGGGTCGGCTTGCACCGCAGCAATGCTATACATAGTGCCCGCAGTCGGCGTGACAATCAGATCAACCTTGGATAATTCAGCATCAGCAATTCGCTTCAGTCGCTGTAATTCATACAAAGCCTCATAAGCATCAACCGCCGTTCGCTGCTCTGCACCACCAATAATGGTTTGGATAACGGGTAGACAACGACCCGGATCTGCCCGGTAAAAATCTTTAATCGCCGCCAGACGCTCGGCCACCCATGGGCCACCATAGAGCAATTTCGCAGCTTGAATAAAGGGTTCCAGATTGATCGAAACCGCCTCACCGCCTAGTGTTTTCAGTGTTTCAACGGATTGCCAGAACAGAGTCTCTGCGGCTTCATCCCAAAAAAATTGCAGTTGTGATTTATCGGGTATGCCAAATTTAAATGCAGTCGGGATCGCTTTCGCGGCCACTACATCACGGGCAAACGGATCAGTAGCATCAAACTTGGCGGCAACTTGCCAAACCGCAGCAACATCCGCAACGGTTGAAGCAAAAATAGTGACGCAATCTAGGCTTTTACAGGCCGGCACGACACCACTGCAACTGATGTGGCCTTTCGTTCCCTTCAAACCAATAATGTTGTTAAAAGAAGCCGGTACGCGACCTGAACCCGCGGTGTCGGTGCCTAGTGAGAAGCAGACCTGCCCGGTTGCAACCGACACCGCAGACCCCGCACTGGAACCACCTGATATATAAGCTGAATCAAAACTGTTCTGACACGCACCATACGGACTGCGCGTACCCACCAGCCCGGTTGCAAACTGATCGAGATTAGTTTTACCCAGTGGAATTGCACCTGCGGCAATCAGTTGCTGAACCACAAACGCCGATTCCAATGGCTGATATGCGTAATCTGGACAAGCCGCCGTGGTGGGCAGATCCGCCAGATCGATATTATCTTTGATAGCAAAAGGAATGCCGAACAGCGGTAAATCGTCGGGGGAATGACCAGCAAGTTTTTGCAGATAATCATCTAATTGTTTTAGCGATAACACACTGATCCAGGCATGACGGCTATCCGCTTGTGCGTGCTGCAAACAACGATGTAGAAATTTTTGTGGCGTCAGAACCCCACTACGATAGGCATCATGAATAGCGCTGATGGTGATCGGTTGAGTCATGATTATTCCCCTAATACCAGTAAGCGTTGCCCAGCACGCACTTGTTGGCCGGCTTCACGACATACATTAATGACCACTCCGGCATGCGGCGCCAGCACTTCAATTTCCATCTTCATCGATTCAATAATCAACAATGGCTGTCCGGCTTTAATCGTTTGACCTTCTTCGACCAATACCTGCCAGACGTTGCCAGAAACGAGACTTTCCACCGCTTTGTGATGATCCGGTAGTGCTTCTTCCTCACCGGTTTCGATCATCATGTCGCTATCGGCTGAGAAATTCGCTTGTCCGGTTTCGATCCAACGCTGACGCTCTGCTTCAAACGCCGTTTGCTGACGCTCTTTTGCTACCCGGATTTCGTCGGCATGTTCGTCCACCAGCTTGTTGTAATCGGCCAGTGAGAATTCGATCTCTTCAATTTTTAGTGGATAACGCCCACGCGGAAAATCACGACGGATTTTAAGTAACTCTTCCGCAGAGACTTCGTAGAATTTGATTTGATCGAAGAAACGCAGCAGCCACGGTTGCGTGAATTCGGTCGTCTGACGATAACGGTTCCACATCTGTAGTGTGCGACCGACAAACTGATAACCACCCGGCCCTTCCATGCCATACACACACAGGTAAGCGCCCCCGATGCCGACGGCGTTTTCCGGTGTCCAAGTTCGTGCAGGGTTGTATTTGGTGGTGACCAAACGATGACGTGGATCGAGCGGTGTCGCTACCGGTGCGCCGAGATAGACATCGCCTAACCCCATCACCAGATAGTTAGCGTTGAAGACGATCTCTTTCACCTGTTCAATCGAATCAAGGCCGTTGATACGGCGGATAAACTCGATGTTCGACGGGCACCAAGGTGCATCTTTGCGCACCAGTTCATCGTATTTGCGGATCGCCAATCGAGTTGCTTCATCGTCCCACGACAGTGGCAGATGGACGATGCGCGCAGGCACCGTGATCTGTTCGATATCGGTGAGTTCGCTTTCCGCCTGCTCCAGCAATTCCAGTAAACGCGTTAACGGCAGTTGCAGATTGTCGTAGTGTATCTGCAGGGAACGGATGCCCGGAGTGAGTTCTAGCACGCCGTTAATCGCTGCTTCCTGCAACCACAGCATCAACGCATGGGCACGGAAACGCAGACGAATATCGAGCACCTGCGTGCCATACTCCACCAGCAGATAGTCATCACCGCTGGGGCGATACACCACTTTTTCGCCATATTCTTCCGCTGGTAAAATTTTCAATACCGGCGTGGTTGGGGAAGCAATCGGCACAGTGGCTGGTTGTGCAGTGAGGGTTGCCAGCTCGGCTAATTGCGCACGTTCCAACACTTCGGCATCGGCAATAGAAACAGGAATAAAGCGAACTTTATCGCCCGCTTTCAGCTGCCCCATTTTCCACAGATCGGCTTTAACGATGGTCGCCGGGCAAACAAACCCGCCCAGACTCGGACCATCCGGCCCCAAAATCACCGGCATATCACCGGTAAAATCGACCGTACCGATCGCATAGGCGTTGTCATGCAGGTTTGATGGATGTAAGCCTGCCTCACCACCATCGGCGCGCGCCCATTCCGGTTTCGGGCCAATCAAACGCACCCCAGTTCGGCTGGAGTTGTAATGCACTTCGTAGTTGGTGGCGAAGAAGGTTTCAATATCGTGATCAGTGAAGAAATCAGGCGCCCCGTGTGGGCCATAAATGACACGCAGTTCCCAGTTATTGGTAATTGTCGGTTGCAGATCAGCAGACAGTAACTGTTCCACAGCTAAAGTTATTTGCGGTGGAACATGCAGCACATCACCCGCCTGAATGGCACGACCGACATGGCCACCAAACTGACCCAAGGTAAAGGTTGAACGACTGCCGAGATAATGCGGGCAATCAATGCCGCCAGCCAGCAACAGATAGCTGCGCGCCCCGGCCATAGCGACCTTACCCAGTTGTAGTGTGCTGCCCGCGGGCACGGTCACTACCTGCCACATCGGTACCATCGCACCATCAAGTTTCGCGTCAATGGCGGCACCGGTGAGTACAATCTGACGTGTGGTATTAAATTTCAGCGTTGGGCCCGACAGCGTAATTTCCAAACCCGCGCAGATGTCATCGTTATTCAATAACCGATTACCCAGACAGAACGACCAGTTATCCATCGGGCCGGACGGCGGCACGCCAATATCCCAATAACCAACACGACCGGGGAAATCTTGAATCGTCGTTTGTGTCCCGCCTGAAAGCACATCGATGGTGGCTGGCTGATAACTGAATTCATTTAACGTGCGAGTCAGCACTTTGCCTTGCTGCACGACATCGCTCTTCAGCAGCGCCAGCAAATAATCACGATTGGTTTCGATGCCATAGACGTCACTTTGCTGCAACATCGTGCTCAGTTGTTGAAGGGTCTGCTCACGGTTCGCTGACCATGCGATCAGCTTTGCCAGCATCGGGTCAAAAAAGGGTGGCACTTCGAGGCCGGCATCGAGCCAGTGATCGATACGGCAGGTTTTACGATCTTGCTCAGGAAAGCTGACGTGGCTGATAAGCCCCGCACTCGGGCGGAAGTTTTTCGCCGGGTCTTCTGCGTACAAACGCACCTGAATAGCATGGCCTTTCGGTGTCAACACGTTTGCCAGACTTTCCAACGGCGCTAATTCACCAGCGCCCAGTTCAATCATCCAGCGCACTAAATCGACGCCATACACCTGCTCGGTCACGCCATGCTCCACCTGCAGGCGGGTGTTTACTTCCAAGAAATAAAACTGACCGTTCAGGTCGTCATACACATATTCCACCGTACCGGCACTGCGATAACTGACCTGTTTCCCCAGTTGCACGGCGGTTGCTAGTAATGCCTGACGCACGTCATCGGATAAATTCGGCGCCGGACACTCCTCTATCACTTTCTGGTTACGACGTTGGGCGGAACAGTCACGCTCACCAATCGCAATCACATGGCCTTGGCCATCACCAAACATCTGCACTTCGATATGGCGGGCATTCTCAATAAACTTCTCGAGGAACATGCCGCCATTACTGAAATTGTTTTCCGACAACCGTTTTACTGATGAATACGCGGAACGCAACTCTTCTGCGCTAAAGCAGCGCTGCATACCGATGCCACCGCCACCGGCGGTACTTTTCAGCATCACCGGATAACCAATACGCGCCGCTTCGGCTAAGGCTTCATCCAGTGACGATAACAAACCGGTGCCCGGTAATAACGGCACATGCGCCGCCTCCGCCAGTGCCCGTGCTTTGTGTTTCAGGCCAAATGCCACCATCTGCTCCGGTGTCGGGCCTAAAAACACCAGCCCTTCGTCAACACAACGACGGGCAAAATCGGGGTTCTCACTTAAAAAACCATAACCGGGGTGGATCGCCTGAGCGCCAGTCTGTTTGGCAATCGCGATAAGTTTATTTTGATCGAGGTAAGTTTGTGCAGCAGCACCTTCACCGAGTGACCAAGCCTCGTCAGCATCTAACACATGACGGCTGTCAGCATCGGCTTCGCTATACACTGCGACAGAGGTGACACCCATCGCTTTCAGGGTGCGGATAATTCGGCAGGCAATTGCGCCGCGGTTCGCTATCAATACTTTACTGAACATAAGATCAACTCTGTTCAATGCTGCCGGAAAGGCTCTTCCGCCAGACTTCGGGTCGTCCCGCACACAATCAGAGAGCGGCTCAAGGTCGTCCTTGCGCTCTATAATTTGTTGGCTGATTAATTCCAGACCAGCACGTCAACCGGCGTCGGGTTATACGCATTACAGGGGTTGTTCAGCTGTGGACAGTTGGAGATCAGCACGATGACATCCATCAGCGCTTTCAGTTCCACATATTTACCCGGTGCACTAATGCCATCGGCAAAACTCAAACCACCGTCCGCCGTAATGGGCACGTTCATGAAGAAATTGATGTTATGGGTGATATCGCGCTTGCTCATGCCAAATTCCGGTTTTTCGGTCACCGCCAGCAACCAGCTGTCACGGCAGGCATGCATGTGCTTTTTGCCTAAATCGTAACGCACCTGATTACTCTCAGTGGCACACGCGCCACCCAAGGTGTCATGGCGACCACAAGTGTCAGCAACGATTTCCAACATCGGATTGCCTTCGTTAGTCATCAGCGTAGTTCCCGCTGACAAGTAAACATTGCCCTGCTCACGAATGGTATCCACCGCGCTGTAACGCTCAGCGGGGTTAGCTGCGGAATAAAACAGGGTGTCTGCCGCCTGATTGCCTTCCGAATCAACAATGCGGATGGTCTGCCCCGCTTTCACCACTTTCATCCAATAATCGCCGGCCAGCACTGTTTCACGATAGGCCACGTCCGTTGGATTTAACAAACTTTCCTTGATCATAAATCGCTCCTTAGTGACCAGCGCAGCAAACATAACGACGGGTATTTTCAAAGCCACGACCATTTTCCGGGCGGGAAAGACGACAAACATCATCCGCCGCCACAGGCTCGGCCTTATACACGCCATACTGAATTGGCTTACGCGGATATTCCGCCGCGCCATCCATCGGATGCGGACAGGTGTTAAACACCACCAGCGTTTCCATCTCAAAACGCAGCGTAATGCTGTCACCTGCTTTCGAATGCCCCGCAGCAAATTGCAGATTACCTGCGTCATCGGTAAACACTTTGCTGAACAGATTGAGGTTGGCTGCCAAATCCCGAGCGCCTAAACCATATTTCGCCACTTCCACCAGAAAGCTGTCGTAACCGTTTTGTTTCCACAGATTGCGATCATGCTGATAATCACGCTCGCCCCACCGCGCCGCCACTTTTGCTTTGTTGGTGGTGCCTGCCACGGTGTCGATCCAGCCGGTATCATCCTGCACGATGGAACAAAATATCCTCCCCATATCGGAATAGAGGCAATGTCCGGTGGTCAGCTTAAAAGTGTGCTGACATTTCAATGTATCTGGCGCGTTGTAACGCTCCAGCAGGTTACGCGGGTTGTAGAACAGCATGCCAACGTTGGCACCACCTTCAACATCGGTGATTTTCAACAGCGATCCGGCTGGCATCACCATCGACCAGTGGCTGCCACCGGGCAGCGAATCTTCAAACAATAATTCCGCCATACTATTGCTCCGTTTTAGGTTCGGGTGACAAGCGCTGCGCATCTTCGGCTTTCAGCTGCCCACCTTGTAAAGGAATGTCATAGGTAATTTGTGCGCCGAAACGCTGCGGGGATTGCGGATCATGCCGCGATTTATCAAATACCCACAGGCGACTGCCCAGCGCAAAACCCTCTTTTAAATCGTGTGTCACCATGAAAATGGTTAACCCTTGCTGCAACCACAATTCACGGATGAGTTGGTGCATGTCACCACGAATACCCGGGTCCAGCGCACCAAAGGGTTCATCGAGTAACAAGATGCGTGGCTTTTTCATCAGCGCCTGAGCAATCGCCAGACGCTGCTGCATACCACCCGACAACTCGCTGGGGTAACGGTTGAGTGCATGACCCAACCCTACCCGTTCCAGCATAGCGACCGCGCGATCTTCCGCCTGTTTTTTCGCCGCACCAAACAACTTACCCAGCCACGGTGACTGCGCAAATTCATCAGCCAGCAGCACATTGCCCAGCGCAGTTAAATGAGGAAACACCGAATACTTCTGGAACACGATGCCACGGTGTTCGTCCGGTTCCTGTGGAATGGGTTTGCCATCCAGCAACAACTCACCACGCGACACACTCTCCGTACCCAGCAGCAGTTTGAGGAAGGTACTTTTGCCACAGCCGGAAGCGCCGACCACCGTGACAAATTCACCGGCATTGATAGAGACATTGATGCGTTCCAACACGCACACATCGCCATACTCTTTCCAGACGTTTTTCGCCTGCAAAATCGGTTGGCTCATCCTTGCGCCTCCCCGTTACGACCGAAATACCAAGGGAACGCTTTGCGGGCCGTCACTTTCAAAATCCAGTCCATCGCAAAAGCCAGCAGTGTGATCCAAAAGACATACGGCAAGATCACCGACATATCGAGGTAACGCCGTACCAGAAAAATGCGATAACCCAGCCCTTCGGTGGCAGCAATCGCCTCGGCTGCAATCAAAAACAGCCACGCACTGCCCAGCGTCAGGCGCACCGCCTCAAACAAGCGCGGTAACACCTGCGGCAACATCATGCGCAGCAAAATCTGCCAACTGGTCGCCCCCAGCGTCTGCGCTTTGATCAGCTGTTCCTCTGGCAAACTCAGCGTCTTTAATTGCAGATCGCGGATCAGGATCGGACAGATCCCAATCACGATCAGCATTACCTTCGCCAAGTCGCCCAAGCCAAAAACAATAAACAGGATAGGCAAAATAGCCATCGGCGGGATCAGTGACAACGCCGTCACAACTGGTGAAACCGGGGTACGGAACAGCGGAATACCACCATTGAGCAAACCCACACTCAACCCTAGTGCCGCACTGATCCCCACACCCATCAGTAACAACCGCAGACTGGATAACGTGTCCGCCAGCAGCAAATACTCGCCAGTACGGCGGCTTGGCTCGAACGCCATTCGGGCAATCGAATCCAAGATCACCGGGAATGAAGGCAGCATCTTGTCATTCGGATTTAGCGCCAAACGTGCTTCTGAATTAATCAGATACAGCAGCAGCAAAATCACAAACGGCAGTAATGCTAATAACCAGCGACCTAAGCGATCCGGTTGTCGATTAATGAGTCGGGCCATTGCCAATCTCCTTTACCACTCGGATCACAGCTTACCGTCGGCAGCCATTTGCATATAAGTCGGGTCAAAACGCAGCTTCACATTGTTTTTATCACCGTAAATACCGGCTGGGGTTTCGATACCGATAAAATCAGCGCTTGGGGCACTTTCACCCAGCAAACCATGCTGCAGTGAGAATTCAGCCACTAGCTGCATGGTGAGTTTTAAATGCGGGTCTTGCGCTTGAGACAATGCATCGACGGGGTTGTAGAACATTTTGGTGGCATTTAACTGTGCTTCATAACCCGCCAGATCGGTGCCGGAAGCCTTCGCCATGGAAGTACGCGCTTCTTTGGCTTTTGCATCATTACCAGACATGGTGTACATCACTTCATACCAAGCCCCTGCCAGCGCTTTACCCAATTCAGGATGCGCTTTCAGCTTGTCGGTTTTAACCACCAGCAAATCGAGAATTTCACCAGGGATCTTGCTGGAATCAAACACCAAATGGCTACCCGGCTGTTTGACTACTTCCGACAACATCGGGTTCCAGGTAACCGTGGCCGTGACATCTTTAGTCGCATACGCAGACACGATATCGGCATCCGAGGTGTTAACGATCTTTATGTCTTTCTCGTTCATACCTTGGGTTTCCAACGCACGCGCCAGCAAATAATGCGATACACTCAGCTCTACCAGATTAACGGGCTGGCCTTTGATATCTTTCAGATCGGATTTGCCTTTCAGCACCACACCGTCATTACCATTGGAATAATCACCAATGATCATGGCGGTAGAATCAACACCACCGGCAGCCGGAATCGTCAGCGCATCCATGTTGGTCATCACACAGCCATCAAAACCACCGGCGGTATACTGATTAATTGACTCGACGTAGTCGTTCACCTGCACGACATCAATATCAATGCCGTATTTATCTGCCCATTTTTTGATAATGCCGCTTTGTGCCGCATAATCCCACGGCATCCAACCGGCATAAATCGTCCAGGCAACTTTGAATTTTTCTTTGGCAAATGCCGGCACAGAGCCAAACAAAAAGACCGGTAACAGGCCAACACACAGCCATTTACGGAATGAGGAGCTAAAAGTGGATTTTTTCATGGTTCCCTCCCTGGGAGCACGTGGTTAAAACACAAGAGATCATGGCTGTGCGCCGCTGTCTCCCGGGTTTTTGTCCCGCCGTGTAACCTTCAGGGAAGGTCGACAACTCTCGGACCAGACACTTACTTGGTAAGCCGGAACCCTAGTCATCCATTACAAATTGTGGCACAGAAGCTAGCGTTTGCACGCCATAAACATCAAGTGCGTTATCTAGCCAAACTAATGCAATTCATAAGCCAAGAGTAAATTAGCGCAAAAACGGCATTAAAATACTCATTTGAGATTAATAATGCCCTTTTTATTAATCAGCCTGCCTAATTATTGTTACTGCGCGCCAAAATGAAACACCATTTAAGGGCAAATGTAATGTAATTTGTAAATGAAAAACAACTAACGTAAACCACTGGTTATAAACAAGTTAATGCATTAAAACTAATATATTTATTATGTTTTTTTATTAAAAAAATCGCTTTATACTCAAATTTCACTGTAAAGATCATATTAATTACTTATTTATATCTTATAAGATTAACATGTCATCGAAGGAAAATGATGGCTGTTGAA belongs to uncultured Tolumonas sp. and includes:
- the rluD gene encoding 23S rRNA pseudouridine(1911/1915/1917) synthase RluD; this translates as MSQPIHLTGITEPHHAGKRLDQVVAELFADYSRTRLKDWILAGKVLLDGNVVLLPKEKVMEGQSIEINAELEDDTRWQPQDIELNIVYEDEHLLVIDKPAGLVVHPGAGTPDGTILNALLHRYPDIAEVPRAGIVHRLDKETTGLMVVAKTVPAQIRLVYALQKRRITREYEAIVVGHMTAGGTVDEPITRHSTQRTMMAVNPMGKPAVTHYRVAERFRAHTRLRCRLETGRTHQIRVHMAHINHALVGDPVYGGRLRPIRNASVELSDYLRTFRRQALHATMLRLIHPITGEEMEWHSPIPPDMVELVEVLRLDSAEHPDDIVWI
- a CDS encoding outer membrane protein assembly factor BamD, with protein sequence MQKVVRLFPAMLLSLSLLAGCSSSNKPKVPDEPLEVLYKQAQTKLHNGDYDKAVDILEALDSRYPFGPYASQVQLQLIYAYYKKEDTAQAIANIDRFLRLNPTHKDVDYVYYMRGLANMQEDYNFFHDKFGIDRSDRDPSYARQAFDDFKIVLKNYPNSLYASDARARAVYLKNRLAKFDLAIADFYMRREAWLSAANHAKFLIENYPDTEMTKPALEIMVQAYDKMELKELALHARQMLAANYPDSEYAH
- a CDS encoding ABC transporter permease subunit produces the protein MARLINRQPDRLGRWLLALLPFVILLLLYLINSEARLALNPNDKMLPSFPVILDSIARMAFEPSRRTGEYLLLADTLSSLRLLLMGVGISAALGLSVGLLNGGIPLFRTPVSPVVTALSLIPPMAILPILFIVFGLGDLAKVMLIVIGICPILIRDLQLKTLSLPEEQLIKAQTLGATSWQILLRMMLPQVLPRLFEAVRLTLGSAWLFLIAAEAIAATEGLGYRIFLVRRYLDMSVILPYVFWITLLAFAMDWILKVTARKAFPWYFGRNGEAQG
- a CDS encoding urea amidolyase associated protein UAAP1 codes for the protein MAELLFEDSLPGGSHWSMVMPAGSLLKITDVEGGANVGMLFYNPRNLLERYNAPDTLKCQHTFKLTTGHCLYSDMGRIFCSIVQDDTGWIDTVAGTTNKAKVAARWGERDYQHDRNLWKQNGYDSFLVEVAKYGLGARDLAANLNLFSKVFTDDAGNLQFAAGHSKAGDSITLRFEMETLVVFNTCPHPMDGAAEYPRKPIQYGVYKAEPVAADDVCRLSRPENGRGFENTRRYVCCAGH
- the atzF gene encoding allophanate hydrolase, with the protein product MTQPITISAIHDAYRSGVLTPQKFLHRCLQHAQADSRHAWISVLSLKQLDDYLQKLAGHSPDDLPLFGIPFAIKDNIDLADLPTTAACPDYAYQPLESAFVVQQLIAAGAIPLGKTNLDQFATGLVGTRSPYGACQNSFDSAYISGGSSAGSAVSVATGQVCFSLGTDTAGSGRVPASFNNIIGLKGTKGHISCSGVVPACKSLDCVTIFASTVADVAAVWQVAAKFDATDPFARDVVAAKAIPTAFKFGIPDKSQLQFFWDEAAETLFWQSVETLKTLGGEAVSINLEPFIQAAKLLYGGPWVAERLAAIKDFYRADPGRCLPVIQTIIGGAEQRTAVDAYEALYELQRLKRIADAELSKVDLIVTPTAGTMYSIAAVQADPIQLNSNLGYYTNFMNLLDYSAISLPSGFRVSGEKQGLPFGITLFAPAFQDAALLALGDRWQRQLALPLGATGQPFPLEQMAVMSPEVSTIDVLVCGAHLSGLPLNWQLTDRHARLKQTTTTAKAYRMYALAGGPPYRPGLIRDDKQGAAIAVEVWSVSSEHFGSFVAGIPAPLGIGKVELADGSWVSGFICEPYGLDGATEITQLGSWRAYLASK
- the uca gene encoding urea carboxylase — its product is MFSKVLIANRGAIACRIIRTLKAMGVTSVAVYSEADADSRHVLDADEAWSLGEGAAAQTYLDQNKLIAIAKQTGAQAIHPGYGFLSENPDFARRCVDEGLVFLGPTPEQMVAFGLKHKARALAEAAHVPLLPGTGLLSSLDEALAEAARIGYPVMLKSTAGGGGIGMQRCFSAEELRSAYSSVKRLSENNFSNGGMFLEKFIENARHIEVQMFGDGQGHVIAIGERDCSAQRRNQKVIEECPAPNLSDDVRQALLATAVQLGKQVSYRSAGTVEYVYDDLNGQFYFLEVNTRLQVEHGVTEQVYGVDLVRWMIELGAGELAPLESLANVLTPKGHAIQVRLYAEDPAKNFRPSAGLISHVSFPEQDRKTCRIDHWLDAGLEVPPFFDPMLAKLIAWSANREQTLQQLSTMLQQSDVYGIETNRDYLLALLKSDVVQQGKVLTRTLNEFSYQPATIDVLSGGTQTTIQDFPGRVGYWDIGVPPSGPMDNWSFCLGNRLLNNDDICAGLEITLSGPTLKFNTTRQIVLTGAAIDAKLDGAMVPMWQVVTVPAGSTLQLGKVAMAGARSYLLLAGGIDCPHYLGSRSTFTLGQFGGHVGRAIQAGDVLHVPPQITLAVEQLLSADLQPTITNNWELRVIYGPHGAPDFFTDHDIETFFATNYEVHYNSSRTGVRLIGPKPEWARADGGEAGLHPSNLHDNAYAIGTVDFTGDMPVILGPDGPSLGGFVCPATIVKADLWKMGQLKAGDKVRFIPVSIADAEVLERAQLAELATLTAQPATVPIASPTTPVLKILPAEEYGEKVVYRPSGDDYLLVEYGTQVLDIRLRFRAHALMLWLQEAAINGVLELTPGIRSLQIHYDNLQLPLTRLLELLEQAESELTDIEQITVPARIVHLPLSWDDEATRLAIRKYDELVRKDAPWCPSNIEFIRRINGLDSIEQVKEIVFNANYLVMGLGDVYLGAPVATPLDPRHRLVTTKYNPARTWTPENAVGIGGAYLCVYGMEGPGGYQFVGRTLQMWNRYRQTTEFTQPWLLRFFDQIKFYEVSAEELLKIRRDFPRGRYPLKIEEIEFSLADYNKLVDEHADEIRVAKERQQTAFEAERQRWIETGQANFSADSDMMIETGEEEALPDHHKAVESLVSGNVWQVLVEEGQTIKAGQPLLIIESMKMEIEVLAPHAGVVINVCREAGQQVRAGQRLLVLGE
- a CDS encoding urea amidolyase associated protein UAAP2, coding for MIKESLLNPTDVAYRETVLAGDYWMKVVKAGQTIRIVDSEGNQAADTLFYSAANPAERYSAVDTIREQGNVYLSAGTTLMTNEGNPMLEIVADTCGRHDTLGGACATESNQVRYDLGKKHMHACRDSWLLAVTEKPEFGMSKRDITHNINFFMNVPITADGGLSFADGISAPGKYVELKALMDVIVLISNCPQLNNPCNAYNPTPVDVLVWN
- a CDS encoding ABC transporter ATP-binding protein; this encodes MSQPILQAKNVWKEYGDVCVLERINVSINAGEFVTVVGASGCGKSTFLKLLLGTESVSRGELLLDGKPIPQEPDEHRGIVFQKYSVFPHLTALGNVLLADEFAQSPWLGKLFGAAKKQAEDRAVAMLERVGLGHALNRYPSELSGGMQQRLAIAQALMKKPRILLLDEPFGALDPGIRGDMHQLIRELWLQQGLTIFMVTHDLKEGFALGSRLWVFDKSRHDPQSPQRFGAQITYDIPLQGGQLKAEDAQRLSPEPKTEQ